From Gemmatimonadota bacterium:
CACGGCTACCGCCCCACCGACAAGCTCATCGCCGAAACCGCCGACGTCCTCGCCTTCGCGCTGGCCCGCACGGCGAAGCACTGAGCGTCGCGGCGTTAGGCCTGGGCCGACGTCGCCACCGCTACCGGGGCCGGTCCACGCAACGAGCGCAGCACCGCCGAGACGTGCCCGAGGTGGGTGGCCATCGCCGTCCCCGCCGCCTCGGCGTCCTGCCGCTCGACCGCCGCCACAATCTCGGCGTGGCTCCGGATGGCCCCGCCGATCTCGTCGCGGAACCCCACCATGAAGACCCGCTCCGAGCGCAGCATCGTGAGCAGCGTCCGGCTGACGATCTCCAACACCGGATTGCCGGTCGCGCGCGCCAGCTCGTAGTGGAAGTCGCCGTCGGCGTCGATGAAGGCGCGCGTGAGGTGCTGCTGCGCTTCCATCGTGCGCATGTGGGCGCGCAGTCGCTCGATGTGCTCGGCCGTGCGGTGCTGCGCCGCCAGCCGCGCGATGGGCACCTCGAGGATCTCGCGCGCCTCCTGCAGATGCTCCGGCGTGTTGCGCGCATCGCGCAGCAACAGCGACATCGATTCGACGACGTGATCCGTGGTCAGCGTGGCCACGAACGTCCCGCGCCCCACGTGCACCTCCACCAGCCCCTTCTCGGCGAGCGACTTGATCGCCTCGCGCACCGCCGCGCGGCTCACGCCGAAGTGCGTCGCCAACTCCCGTTCGGCGGGGATGCGGTCGCCGGGCTTGAGTTCACCCGAGAGGATTTGCGCCTGCACGTGCTCCACGATCTCCTGGAACAGGCGCTCCTTGGGGCGGATCGGATCGAACGGGACGGACATGTGCGGTTGGCGAGACGGGCGGCTCACGAGCGGCGTTCGGGGTACCACGCCCCCTCGGGGAATGGCTCGCCCGCAACGTAGCCCGCGCGCCGTCCCCCGGCAAACGATCCCCGCGCGTGGGGCGACTAGATTTCGCCAACCCGATCGCTCCCACTCCGTGCCGCCAGCCGACGCCCTCCCCCGCATCCTCGTCGCCGACCCCGCCGATCCCACCGCCTTTGCCGCGGCCATCGACGAGGGGGCGGCGGTGATTCGCGCGGGTGGTCTGGTCGCCTTTCCCACCGAGACGGTCTACGGGCTCGGTGCCAACGCGCTGAGTGAGACGGCGGTGCAGCGCATCTACGCCGCCAAGGGGCGACCGGCATTCAATCCGCTCATCGTCCACCTCGCCGACGTGTCGCAGCTTCCGACGGTCGCGCGCGCGGTGCCGCCGGTGGCGCACACGCTCGCGCAGGCGTTCTGGCCCGGGCCGCTCACCCTGGTCCTCCCGCGCGTCCTGTCGCTTCCCGATGCGGTCAGTGCGGGGCTCGACACCGTGGGGGTGCGCGTCCCCTCGCACCCGGTGGCCCACGCCCTCATCGCCCGCGCCGGAGTCCCGATCGCCGCGCCGAGTGCGAACGCCTTCACGCGCGTCTCGGCCACCACCGCCGCGCACGTCGTGGCCCAACTGGGCGCAGCGGTCGACCTGGTCCTCGATGGCGGGGCGACCAGCGTGGGGATCGAGTCCACCGTGGTCGACGTCACCGGCGCGCGCCCCGTGCTGTTGCGGCTGGGTGGGGTGACGCGCGAGGCGCTGGAGCGCGTCATCGGCCCGGTCGATGTCGTTAGGCACGCCCCGGCGGGGGAGGCCCCGCGACCGTCGCCGGGGATGATCGACCGGCACTACGCCCCGCGCGCGCGTTTGCACCCCTTCGCCGACGACGACCGCCCGCGGGTCTGGGGGCGCCTGGCCGCACTCGAAGACGCAGGGGTTCGCACCGGCCTCGTCGCCTTCGACGTCGAGGACCATGCCGCGACCGTGGCGATCGAGATGCCGCGCGACGCCTCGGGCTACGCGCGGATGCTCTACGCGGCCTTGCACGCGCTCGACGCCGCCGGCTGTTCGGTGGCGTTCGTCGAGGCGATTCCCGATGGCGACGCGTGGGAGGCGATCGCCGATCGGTTGCGGCGCGCCGGACTCGCCCCTCCGGGCGACACGTGAGCGCCCCCCCTACCGTTCGGCGCGGCGGTCACGTCGCGAGAACGAACCGATGGGGCGCGGCGTTGATCGCCTAGCGCGCTCTTCACTTCCTTCCTGCCGCCGCGTATGCCCTGGCTCAACTACCATCACCTGCTCTACTTCTGGACCGTCGCCCGCACCGGAAGCGTGACCAAGGCGTGCCAGGAGTTGCACCTCACGCAGCCGGCCGTGAGCGCGCAGATCCGGATGCTCGAGCGCGCCTTCGG
This genomic window contains:
- a CDS encoding FadR family transcriptional regulator yields the protein MSVPFDPIRPKERLFQEIVEHVQAQILSGELKPGDRIPAERELATHFGVSRAAVREAIKSLAEKGLVEVHVGRGTFVATLTTDHVVESMSLLLRDARNTPEHLQEAREILEVPIARLAAQHRTAEHIERLRAHMRTMEAQQHLTRAFIDADGDFHYELARATGNPVLEIVSRTLLTMLRSERVFMVGFRDEIGGAIRSHAEIVAAVERQDAEAAGTAMATHLGHVSAVLRSLRGPAPVAVATSAQA
- a CDS encoding threonylcarbamoyl-AMP synthase encodes the protein MARPQRSPRAVPRQTIPARGATRFRQPDRSHSVPPADALPRILVADPADPTAFAAAIDEGAAVIRAGGLVAFPTETVYGLGANALSETAVQRIYAAKGRPAFNPLIVHLADVSQLPTVARAVPPVAHTLAQAFWPGPLTLVLPRVLSLPDAVSAGLDTVGVRVPSHPVAHALIARAGVPIAAPSANAFTRVSATTAAHVVAQLGAAVDLVLDGGATSVGIESTVVDVTGARPVLLRLGGVTREALERVIGPVDVVRHAPAGEAPRPSPGMIDRHYAPRARLHPFADDDRPRVWGRLAALEDAGVRTGLVAFDVEDHAATVAIEMPRDASGYARMLYAALHALDAAGCSVAFVEAIPDGDAWEAIADRLRRAGLAPPGDT